From the Micromonospora echinospora genome, the window CGGCCGCCTCGTAGATCCGCCGACGCCCGGGGGACAGGGCGGGGTCGGCCAGCGCCCGTTCCAGGTCGATCAGACGGATGTCGGGGTTCAGGTCCACGAACGTGGGTAGTGCCTCGACGGTCATCACTTTCCACCTTTTCGTCGCCGCGGCCGGTCCGAACGTCACCCGAACCATGGCCCCGTCGCGATTGGCGTTGACCGGCTCCGCGTGCCGGGCGAGCTGGTTGCCCATCCCGTAGACGATCCACTTGTCGCCGATCCGCTCGACCGGCTGGACGACGTGCGCGTGGTGACCGAAGACGAGGTCCACATTGCGCAGCTCCGCCACCTCACGGGCCCAGGTCTGCTGGTCGGCGTCGGGCTCGTGCTCGTACTCGGTGCCCCAGTGCAGGCTGACCAGGACGATCTCCGCGCCGGCCGCGCGGGCCCGGGCGGCGTCTTCCTTGATCTTGTCCGTGTCGATCAGGTTGGCGATCCAGGCCTGCCCGGACGCCGGGCGCAGCCCGTTGAAGCTCTTGGTGTAACTCAGGTGCGCGATCCGCACCCCGTCCACCGGATAGATCCGGGGCCGGGTGGCGTCACGGGCGGTGCGGTACGTACCGGTGTGCCCCAACCCGGCGCCGTCCAACGTGTCCAGGGTGCGCTTCACTCCGTCGTAGCCCTGGTCGATGCTGTGGTTCGAGGCGGTCGAGCAGCCGTCGTACCCCACGCTCTTGATGCCCTGCACCACCTCCCGGGGCACACTGAACCGCGGAAAGCCGATGTACGGGCCGCCGGGCGGCGCGACCGGGGTCTCCAGGTGACACAGCGCCAGGTCCGCGCTCTCCACCGCCGAGCGGACCGGTGCCAGCATCGGCGCGAAGTCCAACTGCCCGCGGCCGTCTCGTCGGGCCTGGTCCCAC encodes:
- a CDS encoding CapA family protein, coding for MPKNPLSLRRFPGPVRTLLSCLTAVALAATGIYLVGPWSSGSPVSTGRPRPVGAPVEVPGRTVTVLGAGDILVHPELWDQARRDGRGQLDFAPMLAPVRSAVESADLALCHLETPVAPPGGPYIGFPRFSVPREVVQGIKSVGYDGCSTASNHSIDQGYDGVKRTLDTLDGAGLGHTGTYRTARDATRPRIYPVDGVRIAHLSYTKSFNGLRPASGQAWIANLIDTDKIKEDAARARAAGAEIVLVSLHWGTEYEHEPDADQQTWAREVAELRNVDLVFGHHAHVVQPVERIGDKWIVYGMGNQLARHAEPVNANRDGAMVRVTFGPAAATKRWKVMTVEALPTFVDLNPDIRLIDLERALADPALSPGRRRIYEAAVERIQGNLLTRAAGEAGLVVRGTGE